A genomic segment from uncultured Alistipes sp. encodes:
- a CDS encoding TonB-dependent receptor encodes MVRNFLLSLIAIVGGGVLLASAQSKQVTGTVANTDNRPIAGATVLVEGTTVGTTTDANGRFSISAPADGTLKISFIGYQTQTVSVAGKTQINVSLQEDTQAIDDVIVVAYGTAKKESFTGSVSAVSGEELKKLQVSNVSKALEGLVPGVQVASQTGQPGSSSTISIRGIGSINAGSDPLYIVDGAPYNGSIAAINPADIESISVSKDAVSTALYGSRAANGLVIITTKKGNATRTNVQFDARVGVNSRGIGNYDIMTSPDQYLKTFYQYLVNTEGDGATAASVILNRLGYNPYISATPDKLMTEDGELISTQRRYTDDWSDEALHAGLRQEYNVSISGGNDKLKHFMSLGYLNDEGIIKNSDYSRYSGRANASYQVNKWVDLYGNLAYSHGEQNAQMISSLANYNNTFMFIQSIAPIYPVYAYDKDGNLIRDENGGRIYDFGDGTYGTRSWGKGQNIVATDKANKNETLTDQISARAGINLNILSGLKFSANLSYDLTNQQNVSFMTPSYGDAKTYNGTGTRYTLRDQTLTGNQLLTYEKKIGNHAFSVMAGHESYKWEYRYFTGTKQNYYDPENSEFSNAISMQNLNSYTYDETIESWFGSIHYEYGNRYYLDANIRGDGSSRFAKENRWGVFWSVGANWRLSQENFLKDVAWINNLALKVSYGTTGNNQIPNYYPYKDQYSVSPNGDEFSVTQVYWGNPDLTWEVSNNLNAGINASLFDARLNLNAEYFHKKTSDMLYDMPFSPSTGIPSKPMNIMTMINKGFEFTLSAVPLRTKNTSLEVILTGTTYTNSVTDLPADKVETGITHLAYYNIKDGGSVWDFYGLKSAGVDPETGDALYWHRETGENGEETLSKVTYENVDAVGDKFYLGTAIPDFIGGITVNFNWKGLDFSIAGNYQIGGKVYDAMYNGLMHAGTSDGANWHKDILNAWTPENTNTNVPKLNGGTNQTQALDPYMISASYFNLRNITLGYTLPQKWAKAIKMSSVRIYVAADNVALLSKRKGLDPRQYIQGQSQANYSVLRTVSGGVTINF; translated from the coding sequence ATGGTAAGAAATTTCCTACTATCGTTAATTGCCATTGTGGGGGGGGGAGTGTTGCTCGCCTCCGCGCAAAGTAAGCAAGTAACCGGTACGGTTGCCAATACGGACAATCGACCGATCGCCGGAGCTACGGTTCTGGTGGAGGGTACGACTGTCGGTACGACAACCGATGCCAACGGACGTTTTTCAATCTCGGCTCCCGCTGACGGTACACTGAAAATCTCGTTCATCGGCTACCAGACCCAAACAGTATCAGTTGCCGGCAAGACCCAAATCAACGTATCCTTGCAGGAAGATACCCAGGCCATCGACGATGTGATTGTCGTGGCATACGGTACCGCCAAAAAGGAGTCCTTTACGGGATCCGTCAGCGCAGTATCCGGGGAGGAACTCAAAAAATTGCAGGTCTCCAACGTTTCTAAAGCTCTCGAAGGTCTTGTTCCCGGTGTTCAGGTAGCCTCCCAAACAGGACAGCCAGGATCGAGTTCCACCATCTCGATCCGAGGTATCGGCTCGATCAACGCTGGAAGCGACCCGCTCTATATCGTGGACGGAGCTCCGTACAACGGCAGCATCGCAGCCATCAATCCGGCGGATATCGAATCCATCTCCGTTTCGAAGGATGCCGTGTCAACCGCACTGTACGGTTCCCGTGCCGCAAACGGTCTGGTGATCATCACCACCAAAAAAGGTAACGCCACCCGCACAAATGTCCAGTTCGACGCTCGCGTGGGTGTCAACTCCCGCGGTATCGGCAATTACGACATCATGACCTCTCCCGACCAGTATCTGAAGACCTTTTATCAGTATCTGGTCAATACGGAAGGGGATGGAGCTACGGCAGCAAGCGTCATCTTGAATCGCTTGGGATACAATCCCTATATTTCGGCCACTCCCGACAAACTCATGACCGAAGACGGAGAACTCATCTCCACCCAGCGCCGTTATACGGATGACTGGAGCGACGAAGCGCTTCATGCCGGTCTGCGCCAGGAGTACAATGTCAGCATCTCGGGTGGAAATGACAAACTCAAGCACTTCATGTCTCTGGGTTATCTCAACGACGAGGGTATCATCAAGAATTCAGACTACTCGCGCTATTCGGGACGTGCCAATGCCTCCTACCAGGTCAACAAATGGGTCGACCTCTACGGAAATCTCGCCTATTCGCACGGAGAACAGAATGCACAGATGATCTCCTCGCTAGCCAATTACAACAACACGTTCATGTTCATCCAGAGCATCGCCCCGATCTACCCGGTCTACGCCTACGACAAGGACGGAAATCTGATCCGCGACGAGAACGGAGGTCGGATCTACGACTTCGGAGACGGCACCTATGGAACCCGCTCCTGGGGTAAGGGACAGAACATCGTGGCTACGGATAAGGCCAACAAGAATGAAACACTGACCGATCAGATCAGTGCCCGTGCCGGTATCAACCTGAATATCCTGTCAGGGTTGAAATTTTCGGCCAACCTCTCTTATGACCTGACCAATCAGCAGAATGTCAGTTTCATGACGCCTTCGTACGGCGACGCCAAGACCTACAACGGAACAGGAACCCGCTATACGCTCCGTGATCAGACCCTGACAGGCAACCAGTTGCTTACCTATGAAAAGAAGATCGGCAATCACGCCTTCAGCGTCATGGCAGGTCATGAGTCCTATAAATGGGAATACCGCTATTTCACGGGAACCAAGCAAAACTACTACGACCCGGAAAACAGCGAATTCAGCAATGCCATCTCCATGCAGAATCTCAACTCGTACACTTACGACGAAACGATTGAATCGTGGTTCGGAAGCATCCATTACGAATATGGCAATCGCTATTACCTGGATGCCAATATCCGTGGTGATGGTTCGTCCCGCTTTGCCAAGGAGAACCGTTGGGGTGTATTCTGGTCGGTTGGAGCCAACTGGCGGCTTTCGCAGGAAAATTTCCTCAAAGACGTGGCATGGATCAACAATTTGGCGCTCAAAGTCTCTTACGGTACGACCGGAAACAACCAGATTCCGAACTACTATCCCTACAAGGATCAGTATTCCGTAAGTCCCAACGGGGATGAATTCTCCGTCACCCAGGTCTATTGGGGTAATCCGGATCTGACGTGGGAGGTTTCCAACAACCTCAATGCAGGTATCAACGCATCGCTGTTCGACGCACGGCTCAACCTCAACGCGGAATATTTCCACAAGAAAACGAGCGACATGCTTTATGACATGCCGTTCTCGCCGTCAACCGGCATTCCCAGCAAGCCGATGAACATCATGACCATGATCAACAAGGGCTTCGAGTTCACGCTCAGCGCCGTTCCTCTGCGGACGAAAAACACGTCGCTGGAGGTAATCCTGACCGGAACGACCTATACCAACTCCGTGACGGATCTGCCGGCCGACAAAGTGGAAACGGGTATCACCCACCTCGCCTATTACAACATCAAGGACGGCGGCTCGGTATGGGACTTCTACGGGCTCAAATCGGCCGGAGTGGATCCCGAAACCGGAGATGCCCTTTACTGGCACCGTGAAACCGGAGAAAACGGAGAAGAGACGCTGAGCAAGGTAACCTATGAGAATGTGGATGCCGTAGGTGACAAATTCTATCTCGGTACGGCCATTCCCGATTTCATTGGCGGCATCACGGTCAACTTCAACTGGAAAGGGCTGGATTTCTCGATTGCCGGAAACTACCAGATCGGCGGCAAGGTGTACGATGCGATGTACAATGGCCTGATGCACGCCGGCACTTCGGACGGCGCCAACTGGCACAAGGATATTCTGAATGCCTGGACCCCCGAAAACACCAACACCAACGTGCCCAAACTCAACGGCGGCACCAATCAGACCCAGGCTCTGGATCCCTATATGATCAGCGCCTCTTACTTCAACCTGCGCAACATCACCCTGGGATACACCTTGCCGCAAAAGTGGGCAAAGGCCATCAAGATGTCGAGCGTGCGCATTTATGTTGCGGCGGA
- a CDS encoding site-specific integrase yields the protein MRNTFKILFYAKKNAPLRNGNIPIMGRITLNGERTQISTRQSVPLKLWNASLGRAVGRSSQALLVNEQLDRIHYRIEHCYHMLLCEQVPVTPCMIKERYWGIDQRKHGLLDFFRRHNDEFFRMVGISRSKTTYYKYRSVYRHLERFIPEHYGCNDIHFKEIDRKFLADFHRYMMLECNRKKNTTWVYMIAFKHILMLAREHGYMDRNPFADYKLSCESVARNYLSMPELRSIIRLRPESPTLQLIRDAFLFSCFTGLSYIDLRRLTPRHLQRTRDCLWIHTFRQKTGVPVHIRLFDVACAIVRKYLPEECDRRIFDLPTNGWCNACLERLMAMAGISRRITFHAARHTFATTITLSQGMAIETISELLGHKSVRTTQIYAKITPSKLEREMMLLSKKIDRLYQDPVPVEI from the coding sequence ATGAGAAACACGTTTAAAATCCTGTTTTACGCCAAGAAAAATGCCCCGCTGCGGAATGGGAATATTCCGATCATGGGGCGCATCACCCTCAACGGCGAACGCACGCAGATCTCAACCCGCCAATCCGTCCCGCTCAAGCTTTGGAATGCCAGTCTGGGACGTGCCGTCGGACGGAGCAGCCAGGCGCTGCTCGTCAATGAGCAACTCGACCGGATCCACTATCGCATTGAACATTGTTACCACATGTTGCTTTGCGAACAGGTCCCGGTAACTCCCTGCATGATCAAGGAGCGCTATTGGGGAATCGATCAGCGAAAACACGGCCTGCTGGACTTTTTCCGCAGGCACAACGACGAATTTTTCCGCATGGTCGGAATCTCCCGAAGCAAGACGACCTATTATAAATACAGAAGCGTATACCGTCATCTTGAAAGGTTCATTCCGGAGCATTATGGGTGCAACGACATACATTTCAAAGAGATAGACCGCAAATTCCTGGCGGATTTTCACCGTTACATGATGTTGGAATGCAACCGCAAGAAGAATACGACCTGGGTCTATATGATTGCCTTCAAACATATCCTCATGCTGGCGCGGGAACACGGATACATGGATCGTAATCCGTTCGCCGACTACAAGTTGAGTTGCGAATCCGTCGCCCGGAACTACCTTTCCATGCCGGAACTGCGGAGCATCATACGCCTCAGACCCGAGTCGCCGACCCTGCAACTGATCCGGGATGCCTTTCTGTTCAGCTGCTTCACGGGACTCTCCTATATCGATCTCCGCAGGCTGACGCCCCGGCACCTCCAAAGGACACGCGATTGCCTGTGGATCCATACGTTCCGGCAGAAAACCGGCGTTCCGGTCCATATACGGCTGTTCGACGTGGCCTGTGCGATCGTCCGGAAATACCTGCCCGAGGAGTGTGACCGTCGGATATTCGACCTGCCGACCAACGGTTGGTGCAATGCGTGCCTTGAGCGGCTGATGGCCATGGCGGGCATCAGCCGTCGGATTACGTTTCACGCGGCCCGCCACACGTTCGCCACCACGATTACGCTGTCGCAGGGGATGGCAATCGAGACGATCAGCGAGTTGTTGGGACATAAAAGCGTGCGGACGACACAGATCTACGCAAAAATCACCCCCTCGAAACTCGAAAGGGAGATGATGCTTCTTTCGAAAAAGATCGACAGGCTCTATCAGGATCCGGTTCCGGTTGAAATCTGA